The following are encoded together in the Zingiber officinale cultivar Zhangliang chromosome 8A, Zo_v1.1, whole genome shotgun sequence genome:
- the LOC122012835 gene encoding basic leucine zipper 6-like, whose product MARELPPRVPHLAAAANWPSFGHQISGRGAEAASWVDEFLDFSAAKRAAHRRSASDSVAFVEMAPADGDDDDDDSDQLIMSMFADEAAGSPAETAPGAAGDKSTEQKSAAAEQIVDPKRVKRILANRQSAQRSRVRKLQYISELERSVTSLETEVSALSPRVAFLDQQRSLLTLGNSHLKQRIAALAQDKIFKDAHQEALKKEIERLRQIYQRQSIKQAQSDNMATDCAPTT is encoded by the exons ATGGCGCGCGAGTTGCCTCCCAGAGTTCCCCACTTGGCGGCGGCGGCCAATTGGCCTAGTTTTGGCCACCAGATCTCCGGACGAGGCGCCGAGGCCGCCTCGTGGGTGGACGAATTCCTCGACTTCTCCGCGGCCAAGCGCGCGGCGCACCGGCGGTCGGCCAGCGACTCCGTCGCGTTCGTGGAAATGGCGCCAGCGGACggggacgacgacgacgacgactccGACCAGCTGATCATGTCCATGTTCGCCGACGAGGCGGCGGGGTCTCCCGCCGAAACGGCGCCGGGCGCCGCAGGCGACAAGAGCACGGAGCAAAAATCTGCTGCTGCGGAGCAAATTGTCGATCCCAAAAGAGTCAAGAG GATACTGGCAAATAGGCAATCTGCGCAGAGATCCCGAGTGAGGAAGCTGCAATACATCTCCGAGTTGGAAAGGAGTGTTACTTCACTCGAG aCTGAGGTGTCAGCATTGTCTCCTCGAGTCGCATTCCTCGATCAGCAGAGATCTCTGCTCACCCTGGGCAACAGCCATCTGAAGCAGCGAATTGCTGCGCTAGCTCAAGACAAGATCTTTAAAGATG CGCATCAGGAGGCGTTGAAGAAGGAGATAGAGAGGCTGAGGCAAATCTACCAGCGGCAGAGCATTAAGCAGGCTCAATCTGATAACATGGCCACTGATTGCGCCCCTACCACGTGA